Sequence from the Thermocoleostomius sinensis A174 genome:
CGCAATGCCATCTGCCCGCAGATTTTCACGGAGAGCGTGGGCAATTCCCCGCACACCAAACTTAGAGGCCACATAGGCAACCTCTGGAGAACCTGTGTTCTCAACTCCAGAAATCGAACCAATCAGGATGATTTTGGCATGGTTCGCCTGCCTGAGATTGGGTAGAACCGCTTGAATACAGTGGATTGCCGACAGAAGGTTGACCTGTAAGATTCGCTCATGGTCAACTGGGTTAATCTCTTCAAAGTCGTAATCATCACTAAACGCCGTTGATTCCCAAATGCCGACGTTGTAGACCAACGCATCCAACTTTTGTCCGTCCAGTGCTGCAACGATCTGTTGGCTGGTAGTATTAGAGGACAGATCGGCTTCAATCCAGATGCGGTTCACAGCATCTTGCTGCATGAGGCTCTGCGGTTTACCTCGCGATACTAACCATGCTGTATCTCCGGCTTGAGGTAGCCCTCGGCTGAGAGCATCTCCTAATCCTCGGCTTGCTCCCAAAATCAAAATATTCTTCATTTGTTACCGCTCAAACTGTAAGTAGGTGTTTGAAATCTTCACGCCAGCTCTCAAATTCCGTAATGAAGTTGTAGCCGCAGACCGTCTCCAGTGTTCGCCCGGAAATCACCTCTAGTATTCGGGCCGCTTGATCGCGGGTCTCTTGTTGCGGCCCAAACGGATTGAGTCGCATTTGAGATCCGGGTGGAAAGGCGTAGTCACAGATAAACAACACCTTGCGGTAGATGTACAACGTGAAGCCCGGTGAGTGTCCACCAATATGGAACGCTTCAATGCCACGTTCGGTAAAGTCACTGTCAAAGGGGCGATCGACCGGAAAGGGTTTAGCGATCGGAATCTTGGCATCCAGCGCGTGCAGATGGACTTTTGCGCCCCAAAGTTCACGATATTGGTTGGATGCACCCATGAAATCCTTGTGGGTAAAGTAGATTGCCTCGATTGGCTCCAAGTCTCGATTAAATGCGGATGGACAATCAATCCAAACCGCACCCTCCTTGGTTTCTATGCGATAAGCTGCGTGTTCAAACCCCAGACGAGGCACAGACAGCAATTGTGTGACATACTCATTGACGCGGTATGGAGTGACGCGATAGGTTCGCTCTGCCTCATCCCAAGCGACAAAATGATCATGGGTTGCGCCACAAAAGGGGCAGACATCTGGCATCTCATCTATCATGTTGTAGCCGCAAGTAGTGCAAACCCATTGCTGATAATCTGTTGAAATGGAGCCATTACCTGCCGGATTAGAAGTTGCAGAACTTCCATTTATGAATGGTTGAATGCTCATGTTAAAGTTCCTCTCTGAGATTGTTCTTCAAGGTTTGTTGCATTTGCTTCTCTGAAATTTGCTGCCATGATTTCAGTGTTTTATCAGTGCAGCAATAGCATCAGTTGGCTCCATCGCAGCCAACTCACCAGGTGGGCTAATCGCTCAAACCGGTTCAAATGGGTTGAAATTCCCGCTCAATCCGGGATTCAGTCCGTTTCAACGGACTTTCGTTCTTAGCCCCGAATTGATTCGAGGGCAGATTCCAGAAAAGGTGCAAGATGTGAGTATTTGTACATTGCCAGACGTGTTACTACACATTAAATGATTCATGATATGAGACAATTCCACTGGGTATTCGTGTGCCAAATGAAATTACCTGGAAGTATTCAGGTGGAATGTTTGGTAGAACCAGACTCGGCTCTGCCTTGAAACCAAAACGGCTATAGTACTCAGGGTTGCCTACCAACACACACCCAGATGCACCTCGATCGCGCAGGCTAGCCAATGCCTGTTCTACAAGCTGTGACCCAATGCCCCTGCCTTGATATTCAGGAATGACAGCGATCGGGCCAAGACCGTACCAATTCTGACTGCCATCGGAAATGGAAACCGGAGATATGGCTACATGTCCAATAACTTGACAATTTACTTCGGCAACAAGAGAAATGGTTAGGTTTCCTGAATTCCGCAACGCATCAACAATTACATGCTCAGTGTGGCTAGTATGGGGCGCATTGAGGAATGCTTCTGATATTAAAAATCTAATGGTTTCAACATCAGAAGCAACTTCTTGGCGAATTTTCATATTCATGGCTAATCAGGGAGCTTACCGATCGCACACCGGAGCACTCGACTGTGTACCTCGGCAGAAGCCGCCACTAGCAGCAAACGTTGTACTGTCTATTGGTAATGCCAGGGTAACGAGAGCCGTCAGGACAACGAGCTGAATTGAATGACTAAAATTGAAAACCTTCATCATGACCTCCAATTTGGACATAAGAAACTGGGTGTACAAAAACTGTGGCGGGGGCATTGCGCTGAGCCGTTTCAACCTTTTGCTTTGCGGCTCGATACAGTGACTTTATAAAGAAAAATCTTTATAAACTAATAATAGAAAACAGTTTCTCCAAAGTCTTGCAAATTCCTGTACTTTTGAGCAGATTCTTATTGACTTTTGAGAAATGCTTTAGGACTGCTGCCAACTGAGCGTTTGAAGTGATAGTTGAGATGGCTCTGATGCGTAAAGCCTAAAGAGTGAGCAATTTCTGCAATACTGAGTTTGCCCTGTCGCAGCAACTGTTTAGCCCGATCGATGCGGCACTGAATCACATACTGATGCGGCGATAATCCAGTCGATTGTTTGAACAATCGGGAGAAATAACTCGGACTCATGTGCGCGATCTTGGCTAACATTTCTAGTGATAGATTTTGATCGAGATGATCATGAATATAGTCCACTACTTGTCGTAGTGTATGTCGAGATAAACCGTTGGTGATTGATGACAGAGCATAGTTGCGAACAGAATAATGTCTTAACAGATGCGCCATTAATGCGATTTTCATAGCATCGACATACAAACGCCCTCCCATACTACCTGATTTCAATTCTGCAATTAGCGTTAGCCCAATGTGGTAAATCAAAGGGTCGGACGGGTTGATGATGGGCAGCAGTTCTACAGGGTTGGACTCCGTTGTATCGGTGAGTTGCCGTGTCAATAACTCTGGTTCAAATGCCAGCATCATGAACTGATGCTCTGACTCCCAATATGCTGAGGTGCGAGCATTGGCAGTCAACACTCTCACGGTTCCAGGACTCGCCAGATTGAGATATTTTTTCCCCTCAAAAGTTTCAACGATGGGCGACTGTAAAGTGCGATTGTGAATCACCAGCCGATGCTGAGGACAGAAATGCTCCACCATTTCGAAGGGAGGCTGGCGGTAATAGTGCAGGTAAAGTCCACCCCAATCCGTCGAATCGTTGGACAGCAGTGCCTTGTTTGGATAGAGCTTTGAAAGCTCTTCCCCAGTTAGATGAATCTTCAGCGCTTCGCTTGTCGCCATGACTCACAGCCCCCTGTCCAGCTAAGATGTTTTTATATGTAGTCGAAATGACTTTATATTAACAGACTTCCTGCGATCGCGGGGTGTTGCGGAAAGAGCGTCGGTAAACTGCTGCAATTTTTCCGGGTTTCGCATGGTGTAGATGGATTGAATGCAACCGTCTACAATCTCAAAGGTCATCACACTTTGAACGCAACCTTCTGCCATGATGACGATACCCGGTTGTCCATTAACCTCCACGACCTGAGCAACGGGTGTGATCAACCACTTGCGGCGGATAGCTAAAAAGAATCGAGCGACTTTCATCGCACCCTGCAAAGGTTTCAGAGCTGCTGTTACCTGCCCCCCTCCATCCGACCAGAAGGTGACATCCTTTGCCAAAAGCAACAGCAGATCTTGTAAATTGCCCTGGGTATAGGCTTCCAGGAATTGGTCTGCAACCTGCTCCTGTTGCTGGCGGGAAACTGGAAAGCGGGGACGTTGAGAGGTAATGTGTTGTCGCGATCGCCGCAAGATTTGACGACAATTGGCTGGACTTTTCCCAACCATCTGAGCAATTTCGTCATAGTCATACTCAAACACATCCCGCAGCAAAAATACAGCTCGTTCGATCGGTGACAATCGCTCCAGCACGACTAAAAATGCCATCGCAAGCGAGTCAGCTAACTCCACCTGAGCAGTTGGATCACCAGTTTGTTGAGTCAAGATGGGTTCTGGTAACACGGCCCAATGTACTGTTCTCGTCGCACACGGGCAGACCGGAGATGATCAATGCAAAGGCGAGTCATAATCGTGGACAAATAGGATCTGGCAGATTGCGATGACGCTGTGAATTGCATCGGCATCAAACACATCGGCAATCGCCGCTTCCGCCCCTTGTTCAGCTAAAGTCCTGGCTTTTTCTGAAGAGCGAGTCAACCCTACCACATCATGTCCTTGAGCCAGCAATTGGGCAATCAGCGGACGACCGATCGCTCCGGTTGCACCTGCAACAAAGATTTTCATTCCTCAACTCCTGAAGATGACGCATTCACAAATAAGACGAGAGAGCATCTTTTGTTGTGACAAGTCGAGCATCAATCTAGAGGTTTTTGTCTAGCCTTGTGCTGCCTGCGCTACCGCAAAGCTATCTTCAAACAGTTGATAACGAATCATTAAACCATCTTGAACGGTAAACACGAAGGCGAACTCACTTTCGATTACTTGGGTAAAAGATAGAGGAAAGTAGTCAGCTTATCTGATTGCCGCGGCGATGTTCTTCATTCGATTGGGTGATTCAATTGGGTGAAGCAGAGTAAGGAAACGATCGCTACCCTGAAAAGGCTACAGCAAGTGGAGAAAGCGCGATACTTTATTTGCTACGGAACATCTTTTGGTGCAGAACTTGTGAATGCGCCCATTCAGTATTTCGATGGTCATAACATTCGCCATACCAGCATCTCATTCGGGATCTACACCTCCAACAGCCACAACTGACGACTCTTCATGCCAAACAAGGAGCCTTCATGCAGAGAACTGTAATTAACCCTAAAACGGTGTTCAATTCATTACAATATGGCTTCAGTCAAGCGGTAATTGTTCCAAGTGGGCGACGAGTTGTTTTATCAGGACAAGTCGGAGTCGATGCAGAGGAAAATACTGTAGGCACCGATATTTCTACTCAGATCACGGTAGCTCTAAACAACATAGAAGCAATTCTCGCTGAGATTGATGCTGACCTTTCGTATGTTGTGGTTTTGCGTATCTACATTGTGGATTCGGCAAAGAATGATCAGCAAAAGATTACAGAGGCTTTATTAGAACGCTTCCCTGTCAATCCTCCGGCTACTTCCTGGGTGCTTGTTTGCGGTTTATCGGAACCGGAATGGTTAGTCGAGCTTGAAGCTGAAGCAGTGTTGCCTGATAAAAACTAGTTCACCCTATTGAAGCACATCAGTTAGTGGCACATCGCAAAAATTACTCACTGTTGTTGGACATGAGAACTGCAAAGCACCATCCATCAATGGTTTTTCGCAAGACGTGAGAATACTTGCGATCGCTTTTGTAATCCTTGGGAGACTCTGCGGACGCAGCAACAACTAGTTCTTGTAGTCTAACCTCGACAGCCAAATTACCCTGCCGTTCGATGCGAATCGGAGTTTGCTTGATTGATTCAAACTTGACGTTGCTGAACAGCTTCAACTCAGTTTCATAGAAGTCTGATTTGCCAGCGACAACATCATTTCCTTGCAGCATCAGTAAGATGTCGTCAGTACAAAGAGCACGATAGGAATTTGCGTCGCCATTCTCAATGGCGAAAATCTGTTTTGCGCGAAGGGAGTTAATCGACTCCTTATCTTTTAACGAAAACTCCCCAATTCATTCAGATTATTTATTCATCTAAATTCTCTCTTTTGATAATTAACTGAGTATTCTGACAATACCATCCCTGCCTTTTTTAGAAAAATCATTGAGGTGCTCCGATTTCATAAATTGATGGTTTCAGATGCCCAAACTCTGCTGCTCCGCTGTGTATCGATTGAGATGAGCCGCCGCAGATCGCCTTTGATGCTCACAGATAACCCTTCGGCGGTCGGCTCCTAACTCCTGCGGAGAGGCTACGCCAACGATTTGTTATCTCGCTTGGCAACTACATCTTGCTTACTTTCCAATCATATGCAATGCCTCAATCCAGATTTTGAGTTCCTGTTCAGCCAGGTTTTTATCAGTCAACTCCTGTTCCTGGTGAGCAATGTAGGTGTTCCGAAAGTCGTTGATGCGGGTGACGGTTTCCAAAAACTTACGCCCACCCTGAAACCGCAACTGAGTTTGTAAGGCTTCAAACACACCACCGATTTTCGTGGTGTCATTCAGCGCATAATCCAGACACGATCGCAGCAAGCCAATGAGCGACAAGCCATTATTGAACACCAACGTTCGTTTCAGATTTTGTGCCAATTTGCGGTAATAGTCCTCTGCTTTACGGTCAACGCCGCCCAGATAGGGAGCAAACCAGGCTTTTTGGTCATCTACGGTGACGGGCATTTCTGGTTGCAGTCGCCGTACCAGGAAGCCTTTCGCCACTTCATCGATCGAACCCAACAGAGCGGTAAAAACAGGGGCATAATTCATCCCCTCTTTGTTTTCAAAGAAGCGATAGAGCATGACAGACTGATCGGCAGCACGGCGATAGCGGGAAGGCAGGGCATTGAGAATGGCTGGATTAATCAGGCTATCGACAGCGGAGGCTTCTTCATCCACCTGCCCCAAATTCACAAACAGCGGCAAGTCCTGAAACTCCTCAGATTGGAGCAGGTTTTGTAAGGCAGGGGCACAGGCACGAGCCAGTTCAGCAACGGTATCACCTGCCATGCGTTCAAATACGCCTTGAGGAATGTAGAGATAGTGCCATGTGCCTGCTTTTTGCTGACTAAAGTCAGCACTACGAACGTTTTGGTTTGTAGTGGCGACTTCAGTCGTCATCCCCATCCCAGAAGCAGCCTCACACCAGGCGATCGCGGCTTTTGCTTTCAACGGTACATCCCGATCTTCTCGTCCTTTGGTTTCTACCAGATAATAGTGACCATCAATCGTTCGGACAAAGAAATCAGGGGTGTAAAAGGCAAGTCTGTCTCCATTTGCAAGATAATCAATTCGCAAGCACTGCGATCCGGCGTTTTTGGCAAAAGCAGCTACATCAGGGGCGCGATCGCAGAACTTCGCCACGACCACTTCTAACTCCCGATTACAGGTGACGAGATTGAACAGGGTCTTTGCGGCTTCCAGGGCGGGACGGCGTTCGCTCAGGGTGACTTGATAGGGTTTCCAGGCATTCAGGGATTTGGGCGGTTCGACGATCAGCCGTTCTTCCGTGGTGGTGGTGCGGCTGCGGATCAGGGGGACAAACACTGCCCGCAGGTGTTCTCCCACATCGGAGTCGGCTAAGCGAGCCACCAGAGCCGGATCGAACAGGGTGGTTTTCTGCTTAAACAGGATTTCTTCCAGGAAGGTTTGAATCAGAGGAGCTAGGATGGGATGGAGTCCCCGTAGCTTGCAAATGGTTTCCAGTTGCTTGACATAGTAGGAAACCGCACCGATTCCCGATGCCAATAGGGGTAGATTGAGTTGTAATTTCTCCACCACTTCGCCCGTAAACAGGTGTCGCCCTTCGTACTCGATTGTATTGTTCGTAGTGCCGACTGAAGTCGGCTCACCAGTAACATCATTAACCACTGAAGTGATTACTACAAACTCCGGGTTTGTAGTGATGACTTTAGTCATCCCAAAAGGCAACGGCTGAAACCGCTTAAACGCTTTTTTCACATCTTGAATCGTCAAGCCTTCCAGCTTGGGCACAATCCGAAAACCTGCGGAAAGGGTGGGAATCTGGATATTCAGGGCATTCACATCTTTGTGGCTCTCGTCGGGGAAGATGGAAATGGT
This genomic interval carries:
- a CDS encoding SDR family NAD(P)-dependent oxidoreductase, whose product is MKNILILGASRGLGDALSRGLPQAGDTAWLVSRGKPQSLMQQDAVNRIWIEADLSSNTTSQQIVAALDGQKLDALVYNVGIWESTAFSDDYDFEEINPVDHERILQVNLLSAIHCIQAVLPNLRQANHAKIILIGSISGVENTGSPEVAYVASKFGVRGIAHALRENLRADGIAVTCMNPGMIATEVPYAAGIDQALAQFNGIQIPVHDVVAIARCILSLSHASCVKEISMPAMADTWA
- a CDS encoding MBL fold metallo-hydrolase, whose amino-acid sequence is MIDEMPDVCPFCGATHDHFVAWDEAERTYRVTPYRVNEYVTQLLSVPRLGFEHAAYRIETKEGAVWIDCPSAFNRDLEPIEAIYFTHKDFMGASNQYRELWGAKVHLHALDAKIPIAKPFPVDRPFDSDFTERGIEAFHIGGHSPGFTLYIYRKVLFICDYAFPPGSQMRLNPFGPQQETRDQAARILEVISGRTLETVCGYNFITEFESWREDFKHLLTV
- a CDS encoding GNAT family N-acetyltransferase, which translates into the protein MNMKIRQEVASDVETIRFLISEAFLNAPHTSHTEHVIVDALRNSGNLTISLVAEVNCQVIGHVAISPVSISDGSQNWYGLGPIAVIPEYQGRGIGSQLVEQALASLRDRGASGCVLVGNPEYYSRFGFKAEPSLVLPNIPPEYFQVISFGTRIPSGIVSYHESFNV
- a CDS encoding helix-turn-helix transcriptional regulator, with protein sequence MATSEALKIHLTGEELSKLYPNKALLSNDSTDWGGLYLHYYRQPPFEMVEHFCPQHRLVIHNRTLQSPIVETFEGKKYLNLASPGTVRVLTANARTSAYWESEHQFMMLAFEPELLTRQLTDTTESNPVELLPIINPSDPLIYHIGLTLIAELKSGSMGGRLYVDAMKIALMAHLLRHYSVRNYALSSITNGLSRHTLRQVVDYIHDHLDQNLSLEMLAKIAHMSPSYFSRLFKQSTGLSPHQYVIQCRIDRAKQLLRQGKLSIAEIAHSLGFTHQSHLNYHFKRSVGSSPKAFLKSQ
- a CDS encoding sigma factor-like helix-turn-helix DNA-binding protein translates to MTQQTGDPTAQVELADSLAMAFLVVLERLSPIERAVFLLRDVFEYDYDEIAQMVGKSPANCRQILRRSRQHITSQRPRFPVSRQQQEQVADQFLEAYTQGNLQDLLLLLAKDVTFWSDGGGQVTAALKPLQGAMKVARFFLAIRRKWLITPVAQVVEVNGQPGIVIMAEGCVQSVMTFEIVDGCIQSIYTMRNPEKLQQFTDALSATPRDRRKSVNIKSFRLHIKTS
- a CDS encoding SDR family oxidoreductase, yielding MKIFVAGATGAIGRPLIAQLLAQGHDVVGLTRSSEKARTLAEQGAEAAIADVFDADAIHSVIAICQILFVHDYDSPLH
- a CDS encoding RidA family protein; its protein translation is MQRTVINPKTVFNSLQYGFSQAVIVPSGRRVVLSGQVGVDAEENTVGTDISTQITVALNNIEAILAEIDADLSYVVVLRIYIVDSAKNDQQKITEALLERFPVNPPATSWVLVCGLSEPEWLVELEAEAVLPDKN
- a CDS encoding YybH family protein; this encodes MGEFSLKDKESINSLRAKQIFAIENGDANSYRALCTDDILLMLQGNDVVAGKSDFYETELKLFSNVKFESIKQTPIRIERQGNLAVEVRLQELVVAASAESPKDYKSDRKYSHVLRKTIDGWCFAVLMSNNSE